From Spirochaetaceae bacterium, one genomic window encodes:
- the grdA gene encoding glycine/sarcosine/betaine reductase complex selenoprotein A, with protein MNFLNGKKVVIIGDRDGIPSEAIKAVVDKMEGVEVLFGATECFVUTAAGAMDLENQKRIKEFADKFGAENIVMLSGAAEAEAAGLAAETVILGDPTFSGALSDANLGICAYHVVEPEFKAIADPAAYEEQIGMSEMTLDVAAISEEMQKMRAQCKCNK; from the coding sequence TTTTAAACGGAAAAAAGGTTGTTATCATCGGCGACCGTGATGGTATTCCATCAGAGGCTATTAAGGCTGTAGTAGATAAAATGGAAGGGGTAGAGGTGCTCTTTGGCGCTACCGAATGTTTTGTCTGAACGGCTGCGGGAGCCATGGATTTGGAAAACCAAAAAAGAATTAAAGAATTTGCCGATAAGTTTGGCGCCGAGAACATAGTTATGTTATCGGGCGCAGCAGAGGCAGAGGCAGCCGGTCTGGCCGCCGAAACCGTCATTTTGGGCGATCCTACCTTTAGCGGCGCTTTAAGCGATGCCAATTTAGGTATTTGCGCTTACCATGTGGTAGAGCCCGAATTTAAGGCCATCGCCGACCCAGCCGCTTACGAAGAGCAAATCGGTATGTCGGAAATGACCTTAGATGTGGCCGCTATCAGTGAAGAGATGCAAAAGATGCGTGCCCAATGCAAATGTAATAAAT